In Vibrio tritonius, the following are encoded in one genomic region:
- a CDS encoding putative PEP-binding protein, which yields MSFEHPSMIHEQLVLGNSLLGDQQPSNSPYLFVSLSELIAESVFYHPTLVCSTDSLSELEKSSLDAILGGLSIEEHFVNTLVTKIEQAITAQQHIRVALSQADSHDFQALIGGSVENSEVNPAIGLRGVSRYASNSYAAGFALECKVIKTLRDKGHDIEIVVPFVRTLSDAATIIDRLAEQGLPRGLKGLKVSYTCNVPSAALLADRMLKYFDGVVVDWDLLTQCTLGIDKQNPELEHLYNPESEAVTLLFEMAAKAAEQANKPLVILTTALDQYPKLQAYLLENQPNTCLFNI from the coding sequence ATGAGTTTTGAGCATCCAAGCATGATCCATGAACAATTGGTTCTGGGCAATAGCTTATTAGGCGACCAACAGCCAAGTAACAGTCCTTATCTGTTTGTCTCTCTGTCAGAACTGATTGCAGAGAGTGTGTTCTATCATCCAACGTTAGTGTGTTCAACTGACAGTCTCTCTGAGCTGGAAAAAAGCTCATTAGACGCCATATTAGGCGGCTTATCGATAGAAGAGCATTTTGTTAATACCTTAGTTACAAAGATTGAGCAGGCAATTACAGCACAACAACATATTCGAGTGGCACTAAGCCAGGCAGATAGTCATGATTTTCAGGCATTGATTGGCGGAAGTGTTGAAAACAGTGAAGTGAACCCGGCCATTGGTCTTCGTGGCGTTTCCCGTTACGCATCGAATTCTTATGCAGCTGGCTTTGCGCTTGAGTGTAAAGTGATCAAAACACTTCGTGATAAAGGTCACGATATTGAAATTGTGGTGCCGTTTGTGCGAACACTTAGCGATGCCGCCACCATTATTGACCGCCTTGCGGAACAAGGGCTACCACGTGGCTTGAAAGGGTTAAAAGTATCTTATACCTGTAATGTGCCTTCGGCTGCGTTACTTGCTGATCGTATGCTGAAGTACTTTGACGGTGTGGTTGTTGATTGGGATTTGCTAACACAATGTACCTTAGGAATTGATAAGCAAAACCCTGAGTTAGAGCATTTGTATAACCCTGAGAGTGAAGCCGTAACCTTACTGTTTGAAATGGCAGCCAAAGCGGCAGAACAGGCAAATAAGCCACTGGTTATTCTGACTACAGCATTGGATCAATATCCAAAACTTCAGGCTTATCTACTTGAAAATCAGCCAAACACCTGTCTGTTTAACATCTAA